From the Plasmodium vivax chromosome 5, whole genome shotgun sequence genome, one window contains:
- a CDS encoding hypothetical protein, conserved (encoded by transcript PVX_088995A) gives MTLPHLLMNHERGTPTAEKQLDGDPPDGHVVKCYNLPAHICGEGILYYLLDVQKNDGYEIKKVLRPVKEETNLYPWKVICNEKFASFLLQKERIQIYDDLKRNNRVLVRLPRGKEPHGGEEAGGEEAGGEEARADELHKGGDDSLNCIAKREVAPKREETKGTIFRFVNPRKNEGDAGDSARGPSCYNSHVVSSPQNYNLSEIKKMNKGIADAASISMGIGETAPRGDDAYVSLGREFERGPGQTGNGVEYFLYEESLIGGEDIRGGEGEGGGYYDGDHDDRGSSDDSEGDLLNDGDSDWFGSESSCAMDGEGVPKRRRGDPGEEAASTKSLSSMNHKRREGQNNANEDSQEEGEHYAESHRSSSSKNIRQVKCEDYFERKGSFKFVGGRNNSNTSDTKSGSELKSLVSSSRNDNTSVRNGEEEGIVSSSPSCSKRHGSVVPSDGVKTPQGGATRENKNILLAGQTDEHTKRRSRKKSPPCDAIKGILNEQKELLKKIKRRKKMSRRGVNRINIYFCPGSMDEIVRDVREEDAGVSVPTTVEFPLEEKRQFLWDAYGWKMQDHQHRDEELEVPGHMGKLKEGNPNGEKEAETEDPLDQRCYNPGERPNRGEASQGGRRIGEGASSHGGFHEDSASVISGRGVGGSSQRSAEQTGQQTEQQTEQQTEQQTEQQTEQQSEHRTPQRSPAPCEPKRGGSAIWPSHLGWKEISEEVKSKLCVVIKNKPAEWSDYDLRKFMESQFAGSSHFPVFEDIFLTKSCPTMATVAFKEERLKEHFLKCQKFKLPSSPRRHASDGSHGSGSHGSGNHGSGNHGSGNLGGGRHGSFLILQEYIASHSGSHFNNEKKQPCQRNDGGGYNFQARYKTTHAEVAPARMGESTNDNFSRSGRPQSRNYKYMSDVRPDGRNVSANHQYDRGETNRRMNQYGKHVYHSRG, from the coding sequence ATGACACTGCCCCACTTGCTGATGAACCACGAGCGGGGTACCCCAACTGCGGAGAAGCAGTTGGATGGAGACCCCCCCGATGGGCACGTCGTAAAGTGCTACAACCTCCCGGCACATATATGCGGAGAAGGGATCCTTTATTACCTCCTGGATGTACAGAAGAACGATGGgtatgaaattaaaaaagtgctCAGACCGGTGAAGGAAGAAACAAATCTGTACCCTTGGAAAGTCATCTGCAATGAGAAGTTCGCCTCTTTCCTCCTGCAGAAGGAGAGGATACAAATATATGATGACTTAAAGAGGAATAACCGCGTTTTGGTGAGACTCCCCCGCGGGAAGGAGCCACAcggtggggaagaagcgggcggggaagaagcgggtggggaagaagcacgTGCAGATGAATtgcacaaggggggggacGACTCACTAAACTGTATAGCCAAACGTGAGGTCGctccaaaaagggaagagacCAAAGGGACTATCTTCCGGTTTGTTAATCCTCGAAAAAACGAGGGGGATGCAGGCGACAGTGCAAGGGGCCCCTCATGTTATAACAGCCATGTGGTTTCATCGCctcaaaattataatttaagtgaaataaaaaaaatgaataaaggGATCGCTGACGCGGCGTCCATCTCGATGGGAATCGGCGAGACGGCTCCACGTGGCGATGACGCATACGTAAGTCTCGGCCGCGAATTTGAAAGGGGTCCCGGCCAAACTGGCAACGGCGTTGAGTACTTCCTATATGAGGAGTCCCTTATTGGTGGAGAGGACATCCGCGGTGGCGAAGGCGAAGGTGGCGGTTACTACGATGGCGACCACGACGATCGTGGCAGTAGTGACGACAGCGAGGGGGACCTTCTAAATGATGGCGACAGTGACTGGTTTGGCAGCGAGTCCAGCTGTGCGATGGATGGAGAGGGAGTCCCAAAGCGGAGGAGAGGGGACCCCGGGGAAGAAGCCGCGTCGACGAAAAGCCTTAGCAGCATGAACCACAAGCGAAGGGAGGGCCAAAACAACGCAAACGAGGACTCTCaagaggagggggaacaCTACGCAGAGTCCCATCGGAGCAGTAGCTCCAAAAATATAAGGCAAGTAAAATGTGAAGATTATTTTGAAAGGAAGGGCTCTTTCAAATTCGTCGGAGGTAGAAATAACTCCAACACGTCAGACACAAAAAGTGGAAGCGAATTGAAGAGCTTAGTGAGTTCCTCTCGAAATGATAATACGAGTGTGCGcaatggggaggaagaaggcaTTGTGAGTAGCTCCCCAAGTTGTAGTAAAAGACACGGGAGTGTTGTGCCATCCGATGGGGTGAAAACTCCCCAGGGAGGAGCCACtcgggaaaataaaaacatccTCTTAGCAGGCCAAACGGATGAGCATaccaaaaggaggagcaggaaaaaatcccccccctgtgatgCCATCAAAGGTATATTAAATGAACAGAAggagcttttaaaaaaaatcaaaaggaggaaaaaaatgagcagaagAGGTGTCAACAGAATTAATATTTACTTTTGCCCCGGTAGTATGGACGAAATAGTGAGAGACGTGCGGGAGGAGGACGCGGGGGTGAGTGTACCAACGACGGTGGAGTTCCCCCTGGAGGAGAAGAGGCAGTTCCTTTGGGATGCCTATGGCTGGAAGATGCAGGATCATCAGCATCGGGATGAAGAGTTAGAGGTGCCTGGTCATATGGGAAAGTTGAAAGAAGGcaacccaaatggggagaaggagGCAGAAACAGAGGACCCACTCGACCAGCGTTGCTACAACCCAGGGGAGCGACCTAACAGGGGAGAGGCATCCCAGGGGGGTCGGCGCATTGGTGAAGGTGCCTCCTCCCATGGTGGCTTCCACGAAGATAGCGCAAGTGTCATCAGTGGGAGGGGCGTAGGAGGAAGTTCGCAGCGAAGCGCAGAGCAAACCGGCCAGCAAACCGAACAGCAAACCGAACAGCAAACCGAACAGCAAACGGAACAGCAAACCGAACAGCAAAGCGAACATCGCACCCCACAGCGTAGCCCTGCCCCGTGCGAACCGAAGCGAGGCGGGTCGGCGATATGGCCCAGTCACCTAGGCTGGAAGGAAATCTCCGAAGAAGTCAAAAGCAAGCTATGCGTCGTCATCAAAAACAAGCCAGCCGAGTGGAGCGACTACGATTTGCGGAAGTTCATGGAGTCCCAATTTGCAGGCAGCAGTCACTTCCCCGTTTTCgaagatatatttttaacgaAGAGTTGCCCGACCATGGCCACCGTCGCTTTTAAGGAGGAAAGGTTAAAGGagcattttttgaaatgcCAGAAGTTTAAGCTGCCCTCTTCGCCCAGGCGGCATGCAAGCGATGGCAGTCATGGTAGTGGCAGTCATGGTAGTGGCAACCATGGCAGTGGCAACCATGGCAGTGGCAACCTCGGAGGTGGCAGGCACGGAAGCTTCCTAATCCTGCAGGAGTACATCGCATCCCATAGTGGAAGCCACtttaataatgaaaagaaacAGCCTTGCCAGAGAAACGACGGGGGAGGTTATAACTTCCAGGCAAGATATAAGACGACCCATGCAGAGGTTGCCCCTGCCCGAATGGGGGAATCTACGAATGATAACTTTTCCAGGAGCGGTAGGCCCCAAAGCCGTAACTACAAATATATGTCGGACGTTCGACCAGATGGCAGAAACGTTAGTGCGAACCACCAGTATGATAGGGGTGAGACGAACAGGAGGATGAATCAGTACGGGAAGCATGTCTACCACTCGAGGGGGTAG
- a CDS encoding hypothetical protein (encoded by transcript PVX_089000A), which translates to MARGTRTNCHSMGSFKCEDAPSSGNMTTTCGCLHKVAKKRNPICDCRGGHMPNCNQCRLYDLFRRNNRALSEAYFTLLMNSCGNDFHRRGSNQLRMDNMVPSDRPPDEACKVVNVRNVLDNQLASNYIDVDASPQWVRGSLPDCAVGSGDGKKEKHTRKQERKRKGVSRLNGEVDHSNDGPPREEDPRGDERETVQRVAPGKSSHLFCEANKFGNSNGSEQGRRVYHVSSKDEQICVFPQEEQNSLEGIIMGSTSSMRSEDRNVDRPSQESSKDYHCHRSADGSNPNDAPPNRKKKKEKNSSSQKEFSGTNKQKRKKKKKKILNVQKYYESNSANLFWSDLRNLGIPQVEQLTGVAEMTQVERLTQVEQLTHAMHAGGGSREDGPIQDNQFGNVNLQSTHIKKYELRTKRKVKYAWPSIIKKLRRDDSRLVYDPFLYNSTWRIKKA; encoded by the exons ATGGCGAGGGGCACACGCACGAATTGCCACTCGATGGGAAGTTTCAAATGTGAAGACGCCCCATCAAGTGGTAACATGACGACGACCTGCGGTTGCCTTCacaaagttgcaaaaaaaaggaaccccaTTTGTGATTGTAGAGGTGGCCATATGCCCAATTGCAACCAGTGCAGACTgtatgacctgttcaggcgaaaTAACAGAGCGCTGTCAGAGGCCTATTTTACCCTTTTGATGAACTCCTGCGGGAATGACTTTCACAGGAGAGGTAGCAACCAGCTACGGATGGACAATATGGTGCCAAGTG ACCGCCCACCCGACGAGGCGTGCAAAGTTGTGAACGTCCGGAACGTGCTGGACAACCAGCTGGCGTCGAACTACATAGACGTGGACGCGAGCCCCCAGTGGGTGCGCGGCAGCCTCCCCGACTGTGCGGTTGGAAGTGGTGatgggaagaaggagaagcataCGCGTAAGCAGGAGCGTAAGCGAAAGGGGGTCAGCCGCTTGAACGGTGAAGTAGACCACTCGAATGATGGACCACCGCGCGAAGAGGACCCTAGGGGGGACGAAAGAGAGACGGTCCAAAGAGTCGCTCCTGGAAAGAGCAGCCACCTGTTTTGCGAAGCCAACAAGTTTGGGAACTCAAATGGGAGCGAACAGGGCCGCAGAGTGTATCATGTGTCTAGCAAGGATGAACAAATTTGCGTCTTCCCCCAGGAGGAGCAAAACAGCCTCGAAGGAATCATCATGGGAAGCACAAGCAGCATGCGAAGTGAAGACCGTAACGTTGATAGGCCCTCTCAGGAGAGTAGCAAGGACTACCATTGCCATCGAAGTGCAGACGGAAGCAACCCAAACGATGCACCGCCCAAtcggaagaagaaaaaggagaagaacagCAGCAGCCAAAAGGAGTTCAGTGGGACAAACAagcagaaaagaaaaaaaaaaaaaaaaaaaatacttaatGTGCAAAAGTACTACGAGAGCAATTCGGCCAACCTGTTCTGGAGTGACCTTCGAAATTTGGGCATACCGCAGGTGGAGCAGCTGACCGGGGTGGCGGAGATGACGCAGGTGGAACGGCTGACCCAGGTGGAGCAGCTCACTCATGCGATGCACGCGGGTGGAGGCAGCCGAGAGGACGGGCCCATTCAGGACAACCAGTTTGGCAACGTGAACCTACAGAGTacgcacataaaaaaatacgagcTACGGACCAAAAGAAAAGTTAAATACGCTTGGCCATCCATAATTAAGAAGCTACGGAGAGACGACTCGCGCTTGGTGTATGACCCCTTTTTATACAATAGCACTTGGCGGATAAAGAAGGCTTGA
- a CDS encoding hypothetical protein (encoded by transcript PVX_089005A) gives MATSLCEDAGGVNSPRQIIFFYEGVVQELKPPSDGLHELGTPSKGGSPDDAKENYKRGSDRCEEGSSLCLRGKDSKPEEEKEEEEKNDGRLLNTDILNDTVRSVRSLCSVCSLRSLRSSRGGYSLTGGGASKGVIQEGGEPPDHSSSNDTFANECINESPIIGEGPNGGISPTNEMKHVDPYTREEEVKRNMRERISGATFTGDDSGDSSGSFIKGKEEDSLEGEKTDVIPSNWECSSPGGHPHVANSACSSVSPKELNNHVGKTHPSEQKESPQKDKTSDSSSDHFADLNLSDSSLGSAKGVVPPLSGGTSLRQPGWGHSLRGTPSGETHQKEEKKERKEKKERKEKKEKKEEKKKEKALLGTM, from the exons ATGGCGACTTCTCTATGCGAAGATGCAGGGGGGGTGAACAGCCCGAGGCaaatcattttcttttacgAAGGCGTCGTCCAAGAATTGAAGCCCCCCAGTGATGGACTACACGAATTGGGCACCCCatcgaaggggggaagcccaGATGACGCAAAGGAGAATTACAAAAGGGGTTCCGATCGATGTGAGGAAGGCAGTTCATTGTGCTTGAGAGGGAAAGACAGCAAGccagaggaggagaaggaggaggaggagaaaaacgaCGGACGGTTGCTCAACACAGATATATTAAACGATACTGTGCGTAGTGTGCGTAGTTTGTGTAGTGTGTGCAGTTTGCGCAGTTTGCGTAGTTCGCGCGGGGGGTATTCACTTACAGGGGGGGGTGCTTCCAAGGGAGTGATtcaagaggggggagaaccGCCAGACCATTCAAGCAGCAACGACACGTTTGCTAATGAGTGTATTAACGAATCGCCCATAATAGGAGAAGGGCCAAATGGGGGCATTTCCCCGACAAACGAAATGAAGCACGTGGACCCCTACACAAGGGAAGAAGAGGTAAAGCGGAACATGCGCGAACGGATCAGTGGCGCCACTTTCACAGGTGATGATAGTGGGGACTCGAGCGGGAGTTTTATcaaagggaaggaagaagactcgctggagggggagaagacgGATGTGATTCCCTCCAATTGGGAATGCTCCTCCCCTGGGGGGCATCCACATGTAGCAAATAGTGCCTGCTCGTCTGTCTCTCCAAAGGAGCTAAACAACCATGTGGGGAAAACCCATCCGAGTGAGCAGAAAGAAAGTCCCCAGAAAGACAAAACGTCCGACTCATCTTCTGATCATTTTGCAGACTTAAACCTATCGGACAGTTCGCTCGGCTCGGCAAAGGGGGTAGTGCCTCCCCTGTCAGGGGGAA CGAGCTTGCGCCAACCCGGTTGGGGGCATTCCCTGAGGGGTACTCCCTCGGGGGAGACACACCagaaagaggagaagaaggagaggaaggagaagaaggagaggaaggagaagaaggagaagaaggaggagaagaagaaggagaaggcaCTGTTGGGGACCATGTAA